From one Thamnophis elegans isolate rThaEle1 chromosome 7, rThaEle1.pri, whole genome shotgun sequence genomic stretch:
- the IFRD1 gene encoding interferon-related developmental regulator 1 — MPKSKRRGGGGTSRGRSGAQHRNMQPFSDEDASVETMSHCSGFSDPASFNEDGPEIDDEATQENLEYKLKGFIDLTLDKSTKTRQSALDGLKSALTSKMLYEFILERRITLTDSIERCIKKGKGDEQCAAAGLACLLCIQLGSGIESEEVFKTLAPLLKKILCDVSANMKARQASATCLGVCCFIATDDITELYLTMECLESIFKKSYQKERNQNGTSSTHNTGLYISALLAWTLLLTICPMNEVKKKLEGHLHTFPSLLSCDDVNMKIAAGETLAVLFELARESDEDFFYEDMELLTQKLKALATDGNKHRAKVDKRKQRSVFRDVLQTIEEHDFPTETVKFGPERMYIDCWVKKQTYNTFKEILGSGMQYHLQSNELLRNIFELGPPLMLDEATLKTMKISHFERHLYNSAAFKARTKARSKCRDKRTDVDEVF, encoded by the exons ATGCCTAAATCTAagcggcgaggaggaggaggtaccTCGCGCGGAAGATCAG GTGCCCAGCACAGAAACATGCAACCTTTTAGTGATGAAGATGCATCAGTTGAAACTATGAGCCACTGCAGTGGCTTCAGTGATCCTGCCAGCTTCAATGAGGATG GACCTGAGATTGATGACGAAGCAACCCAAGAGAACttggaatataaattgaaaggGTTTATTGACTTGACTTTGGACAAGAG TACAAAGACGAGGCAGTCCGCTCTTGATGGTCTTAAAAGTGCTTTGACATCAAAAATGCTATACGAGTTCATCCTGGAAAGGAGAATAACACTCACAGACAGTATTGAACGTTGTATCAAGAAAG GCAAGGGTGACGAACAGTGTGCAGCTGCAGGACTGGCTTGTCTGCTCTGCATACAGTTGGGGTCAGGAATTGAAAGTGAGGAAGTCTTTAAAACCCTTGCACCTCTCCTAAAGAAAATACTCTGTGATGTCTCAGCAAATATGAAAGCTAGGCAAGCT TCTGCTACCTGTTTAGGGGTTTGTTGCTTTATTGCTACTGATGATATCAcg gAATTATATTTGACTATGGAATGCTTGGAAAGTATATTCAAAAAATCCTACCAGAAAGAGAGAAATCAAAATGGTACTTCCAGCACTCATAACACAGGTCTTTATATAAGCGCTCTCTTGGCATGGACCCTTCTGTTGACCATCTGCCCAATGAATGAAGTGAAGAAAAAGCTTGAAGG ACATTTGCATACATTTCCTAGCCTGCTGTCCTGTGATGATGTAAATATGAAGATTGCTGCTGGGGAAACATTGGCTGTTTTATTTGAACTTGCAAGAGAATCTGATGAG gattttttttatgaGGATATGGAGCTCCTAACACAGAAATTGAAGGCCCTGGCTACAGATGGAAATAAGCATCGTGCGAAAGTAGACAAAAGGAAACAGCGATCGGTCTTCAGGGATGTCTTGCAAACTATAGAG GAACACGACTTTCCCACAGAGACAGTCAAGTTTGGACCAGAGCGCATGTACATTGACTGTTGGGTTAAAAAGCAAACATACAATACTTTCAAGGAAATTTTAGGATCAGGAATGCAGTATCATTTACAG TCCAATGAGCTCCTCCGGAATATCTTTGAACTTGGTCCACCACTGATGCTTGATGAGGCAACCCTTAAGACCATGAAGATAAGCCATTTTGAAAGG CATCTGTACAACTCCGCAGCATTCAAAGCTCGGACTAAGGCTCGGAGCAAATGCcgtgataaaaggacagatgtgGATGAAGTGTTCTAG